The Henningerozyma blattae CBS 6284 chromosome 9, complete genome DNA segment aacaaaaaaaaaaaaaaaacggtaaatattgaaaaagtttCTTAAGCAAGCGAtgagataaaaaaaaataatataaaaagttggtataatgaaaaaaaattcattaaacaAGAATAAGAGAATTAATTGGGATAATCATGTCTGCCGGTGATATCAGTATAGCGAAGAAAGGTAGTAGTAAGAAATccagaagaagaaagaagaGAAGAACAGCTGATAGTGATTCTGATTCGTCATCTAGTTCTGGAGGAGAATCTGATACCAATCTAGAGAAAGTAGAACCAagtaaagaagaaaaggaaGAAAGTGATATTGATATAGAATTATCggatattgaaaatgaagatgtGAAATCAAAGAGTAATGTTGAACATTTTGAAGATGAGACTAAAGATGCATTAAAATCTATTCCATATACTACCACTCAATTAACTGAAAAgatgaataattataattctaataatggtGAGAGTATTGAATTACATAAAGTTCAAGATACCATTAATCAAGCCAAACTTAAATTGCAAGAACATtctaataatcaaaataataataataattataataatatatcgAACTCCCAAAATGAAGTATCGAATAATGCAAATGTTGAAAATAAAgcagaaaaaaataaatttttaagttTATTATTCGAACATTACGGGGATGAAGTTAATGAATTGAGAAATGCACCTGATTTTACAGCTAAATCATTAGTAGTCTTGGCAGATGTATTGAAAGATGGTACAGGGATGTTTGATTCTGACACGTTGAAGACTATCTTGCAAGATTCTGCATGATCTGAGTCTTTTGACcttttctatatatatgtgtgtgtgtgtgtgtgtgtgtgtgtgtgtgtgtgtgtgtgtgtgtgtgtttGCATATCTTTTGtatagtaaaaaaaaaaaaaaaatgatataaattGCTAGTTATGATATATAAATCGATAGTCTACGAAAATGGTAAAGAATCCCGTGCGTTAGTAAACTAGTTTCCTCTTTTGGAATAAATAAGGGGGCAGGAATGTAGAATCTTATAATAGATTGAGAAAGTTTGTATTAGTTGAAAGATATAAAGTTTAAtgtaatttaaaaatacaaagCTAAGTGAGTGGGTAGtgagaaataaaaagagaaataaataaataaataaatagatagataaaaaaaagtaaagtaaagtaaaataaaataaaataaataaatataaataacgTTTAAACGTGATGGATAATATGCagataaattttaatttgcttttttaaaaattttttttttccttttttttaaatttatattgtaaaaaatacaaatatatatgtataaatGTGTATGAGAA contains these protein-coding regions:
- the RSA3 gene encoding Rsa3p (similar to Saccharomyces cerevisiae RSA3 (YLR221C); ancestral locus Anc_8.436), with protein sequence MSAGDISIAKKGSSKKSRRRKKRRTADSDSDSSSSSGGESDTNLEKVEPSKEEKEESDIDIELSDIENEDVKSKSNVEHFEDETKDALKSIPYTTTQLTEKMNNYNSNNGESIELHKVQDTINQAKLKLQEHSNNQNNNNNYNNISNSQNEVSNNANVENKAEKNKFLSLLFEHYGDEVNELRNAPDFTAKSLVVLADVLKDGTGMFDSDTLKTILQDSA